The following is a genomic window from Actinomadura sp. WMMB 499.
CGAACAGCTCCGGCCGGACGCCGGGGGAGCACTCCACCGTGCCGAGGCCGGGCCGGACCACCTCGAGCGACGTCACGTTCGCGGCCGCCGGGCCGTGCCGGTGCGAGGTGCCGCCGACGCCGCCCGCCGACAGCGTCCCGCCGACGGTGACGTCCAGATGGTCGGTCAGCACGGGCGGGGCGAGACCGTACGGCAGCGTCGCGTCGAGGACCTCCCGCCAGGTCGTCCCGGCGCCGACGACCGCGTGCACGGTCCCGTCGTCGCCGGTTCGGACCGCGTGGACCCCCGCGAGCCCCCGCATGTCGAGCGAGACGCCTTCGGTGAGCGACTGGCCGAACGTGGAGTGCCCGCGGCCGCGCGGGACGGCGTCCAGCCCGTCCGCGGCGGCCTCCCGCAGCGCGCCGGCGACCTCCGCGGCCGATCCCGGGCGGACGACCCGTGCCGGGGCGCGCTCGACGATCCCGCCGAAGTCCCGCACGCTACCGTTCCCGCAGGCGGTCGGCGACGCGGCCCAGCGCGTCCCCGAGCAGGTCGATCTCCTCGCGGGACAGGACGCCGATCAGCGACTCCCGGACGACCCGCCGGTGCCCCGGGCGGACGCGCTCCAGCGCGGCCGTGCCCTCCTCGGTCAGTTCCGCCCACACCGAGCGCCGGTCGGTGTCGCAGCCGGTGCGCCGCACCAGCCCGGCCCGTTCCAGCTGCGTGACCTGGTAGGTCAGCCGGCTCTTGGAGATCATCACCTGGCGGGCGAGGTCGGACATGCGCAGCCGTCCGCCCTCGGCCCACTCCAGCCGGACCAGCACTTCGAACTCGGGGTGCGTGAGCCCGCCGTCGCGTTTCAGCTGCCGTTCGACCTCGTGCTCCATGAGGTGCCCGGCGGCGAGGAAGGCCATCCAGGCGCGCAAGTCCGCGTCGTCGAGCGGTTTCCCCGCATCGCTCATGCGGCGATTCTAGTCGGCCTGCCTCCGATCCGGTTGTCAGATGGTTCGAAGTTCAACCACCTCTGGTAGCGTTCGGTGGCGTTCAGTTAGTTCAGATTTGAACCTTCGATGGAGGAGGGGCATGCTCCCGTCTCGCCGACACCCCGACCTGCTCCATGCCGGGCTTCTCATCGGCCGACTGGTCCTCGGCGCGGTGTTCGTCGCGCACGGCCGGCAGAAACTCGACGACACCGGGCACGCCGGGGTCAGCGCCATGTTCGACGGCCTCGGCATCCCGCTGCCCGACGTTGCGGCGACGGTCGTGACGTGGCTCGAACTGCTCGGCGGCGCCGCGCTGATCGTGGGCGTCCTCGTCCCGGTCGTCGGCCTGCTGCTCGCCGCGAACATGGCCGGCGCGTTCTGGTACGTCCACAAGGACGCCGGCTTCTTCGCGAGCGACGGCGGCTACGAGTTCGTGCTCGTCCTCGGCGCCGTCGCCCTGCTGCTCGCGCTGACGGGCGCGGGCCGGTTCTCGCTGGACGCCGTCCTCTGGGGCGGACGGCGCCGCCCGGCCGAGAACCCGGAACGCGAGGGCGCGCCCGCCTGATCGCGAAGCCGCCCGGCGGGCCCCGCGCGACCTCGCGCGGGGCCCGCCTTCCCGTGATCCGGGCGATTCCGCCGCGGCGCGGGCGGCATCATGGGTTCATGGACGGCCTCGACGCGATCATGGACGAGTACGCCGTCCTGCGGGCGCGGCTCGACGACCCCGCCGTCCACCGCGACTGGCGGCGCGCCCGGCGGCTTCGGCGCGCTCTCGAGGCGCTGGAACCGTACCGGGCGGAAACGGGCCGGCTGCGCGCGCTGCACGACGACCTGCGGGACGCTCGGGGCTTCGCGGCCGCCGACCCCGCCTGGACTTCCGAGGCCGGGCGGCTCGGCCGGGAGGTGGCGGCCCGCGAAGCCCGCCTCGCCCGCGCCCTGGCCGCCCGCGACCCGTGCGACCCCTGCGATGTGATCGTCCGCCTCGACGGCGGCGAGGGCGCCGAGCGGCACGTGCGCGCGCTCGCGGACCACTACCGCCGGTACGCCCGCGACGCGGGGTGGCACGTGGAGGACCTGGCCTGTGCCCCGCCTCCACACGGCGCGATCATGGCGATCACCGCGGGCGAAACCGGACCGGGGGCGTGGGCCGGCCTGAAACGCGACAACGGACTGCACGCCGTCCGGACGTCCTCGACGCCCGCGTCCCGGGAACCCGGCTCTGTGCGGACCGGCGGCGGCGATCCGGCGCCCGGCGGCACGGGTGCCGATCCCGGCGGCGGTCCGGATCGGGCGGTGGGCCCGGACGGCGAGACCGTCGTGCGCGTCACCGTCCGGCCCGAGTTGCGGCCCCGTGCGGCCGTCCGTCCTCAAGACATCCGGATCGACCTGCTCTGCACCCGGCAACCGGACGGTCCGGGGGATCTGCTCTTCACGCACCTGCCCACCGGTGTCTCGTGCCGGGGCGTGGACTCCCAGCACCGGCGCGCGCGCGAGCACGCCATGCGCGTCCTCCTCGCCGAACTGTGGGCGGCCGAGGCGGGGCCCGATCACCTGTCCGTGCGGTACCTCCGGCACGCCGACCATCCGGTCGCCCACCATACCTTTGTGTGATCTGTCTCACATGTTCGTAGGAATGGCCGCCGAAGATGACGGCGCGGTAAACATCGGTCACCTGGCGGGAAAGGGATGTGGCCCGCTCCAATCCCGGTCATCGGGTCTCCCGCGATCCTGACCGTGCCCTTTTCCTGTAACGATCTCTTTGCGTCGAAGTGACAAGATGTTCCCGATGACCGTTTCTGGGCATGGTGATCACTGAGGTTCCCTGGAGAGGCGGGTCGCAGGTGGCGCGGGGTAGTGAGTTCGTGGTTGTGGCCAACCGGCTTCCGGTCGACCGGGTCGTCGGACCGGACGGCGAACCGCGCTGGCGGCGCAGTCCCGGCGGGCTGGTCAGCGCGATCGCGCCGGTGATGCGGCGGCGCCACGGAACGTGGATCGGCTGGACCGGGGCGGCGGACGAACGGCTCGAGCCGTTCGAGGAGGACGGCATGTCGCTCGTCCCCATCTCGCAGTCGGCCGAGGACGTCGAGCTGTACTACGAGGGCTTCTCGAACGCCACGCTGTGGCCGCTCTACCACGACGTGGTGGCGACGCCCGTGTACGACCGCGCGATGTGGGACGCCTACGTGCGGGTCAACCGGCGCTTCGCGGAGGCGGCGGCGGAGGTCGCCGCCGAGGGCGCGATCGTCTGGGTGCAGGACTACCAGCTCCAGCTGGTGCCGGCCATGCTGCGGGACCTGCGGCCCGACCTGCGCATCGGGTTCTTCCTGCACATCCCGTTCCCGCCGGTGGAGCTGTTCTGGCAGCTTCCGTGGCGGCGCCGGATCCTGGAGGGGCTGCTCGGCGCCGACCTGGTCGGTTTCCAGCTGCCGGGCGCCGCCGCCAACTTCGTGCGGCTCTGCCGGCGGCTGCTGGACACCCGGCACGTCAAGCAGGACGTCCTGTGGGACGGGCGCGTCGTCCGCGCCCGCGCGTTCCCCATCTCGGTGGACGTCGGCGAGCTGGACGACCTGGTGGCCCGTCCGGAGGTGCGGGAACGCGCCCAGGAGATCCGCGGCGACCTCGGCGACGCCACGATCCTGCTGGGCGTCGACCGGCTCGACTACACCAAGGGCATCCGGCAGCGGCTGGAGGCGTACGGCGAGCTGTTCGAGGACGGCCATCTGAAGCCGGGCGAGGCCGTGTTCGTGCAGATCGCGACGCCGAGCCGGGAGCGCGTCGAGCAGTATCAGCTCCTGCGCGAGGAGATCGAGCAGGAGGTCGGCCGGATCAACGGCGAGTACGGCGAAATCGGGTTTCCGGTCGTGCACTATATGCACAACTCGTACGACCGCGCCGAGCTGGCCGCGCTGTACCTGGCCGCGGACGTCATGGTCGTCACCCCGCTGCGGGACGGCATGAACCTCGTCGCCAAGGAGTACGTCGCCTGCCGGGCGGACCTGCGCGGCGCCCTGGTGCTCAGCGAGTTCACCGGGGCCGCCGACGAGCTCAAGCGCGGCGCCTTCCTGGTCAACCCCTACGACATCGACGGCCTCAAGGAGCGCCTGCTGGACGCGCTCGGCGCCGAGCCCGCCGAGCTGGCCCGGCGGATGCGGTCGATGCGCCGCCGGGTCCTCGAGCACGACGTGGACCGCTGGGCCCACGCGTTCCTCAGTGAGCTGGAGCGTCCGGAGCGGGAGCGTCCGGCCGACGCGCAGTCTCCGGCGCTTCCGGTTCCGGAGGGCTGACCCGGCGGGCGAAGGCCGCCCACACCGACTTCCCGCCGGTCGCGAGCGGCGCCCAGCCCCAGGCGTCGCTGACCGCGCCCACCACGAGCAGCCCGCGGCCCCCCTCGACGAACCGGTCGTTGTCGACCGCCGCCGGCTCGGGGGCGTGCCCGCTCGGGTCGGTCACCGCCACGACGAGCCGCCGCCGGTGACCGATCAGCACGAGCTGGATCGGGCGCCGCGGCAGGGGCTGGGGAAGTCCCTCCAGGCCGTGCCGCAGGGCGTTGGTGACCAGTTCCGAGACCGTGACGACGATGTCTCCGGCGTCGTCCCGCAGGCCCCATTCGCGGAGCGTCGCCGCGGCGAACTCGCGCGCCGTCCGGGGCGCGGTGATCTCCGCGGGCAGGACGCGGCGCGCCGTGCGCGGAACGCCCTCGTGCGGTGTGGGCCAGCGCCCGGCCAGGCCGGGGTCGGGCGCCGGGGCGCCGGGCGCGGAGCGGGTGTCCGCGGGCGTGTGCGCGGGCGCGGGCGCGTCCGGCCAGGGCGAGTGCCCGGCCGCGGCACCGCGCGGCCGTAGGGCCTCCTCGGCGCCGTGGAGGGCGCCGTGCCTGGCGGCGTGCGCCGCGACGTCGTCTGCCTGGTCAACGGTCATGGTGTGAACCTCGAGAGGCGAGCGGGTTGGTCACCGGCGAGCGTTCGCTATCTTGCTCCCCAAGCCGTGCAGATGCAAGGCCGTCTGCACGAACGGGTGCAAGAACGAATGCAAGACCGAATGCACGTGCATCTCGTACCATGGTGTGGGGTGGGGCGAGATCGCGGCCTCCCTGCGGGGAGGCGGACACGCCTGGAGGGGGCAAAGATGAACGGCCACCAGATGCCGCCCGGCGGCGGGAGCCGCAGCGGACTCGTCTGGCAGAAGAGCCGGCGGAGCAATCCGAGCGGCAACTGCGTCGAGATGGCCGAACTCCCCAGCGGGGACATCGCCGTGCGCAACTCGCGGGACCCAGAGGGGGTCGTCCTCGTCTACACGCGCGAGGAGGTGGAGGCGTTCGTCGGCGGGGCCAAGGACGGTGATTTCGACCACATGCTCGTCTGTGCGGCCGAATGAACCGAATCCCATTCCATTCGCGGATGCGGGCCGCTAACGTGCGGTTATGCATCTGGGGCAGATCGCCGCACAGTCACCCGACAAGCCCGCCGTGATCATGGCGGGCTCGGGCCGCACCGTCACGTACCGGGAACTGAACGAGGAGTCCAACCGGCTCGCGCAGCTGCTCCACGCGGAGGGGCTGCGCCCGGGGGACCACATCGCGTTCATGCTCGAGAACCACCCGCTCTATCTGGCCATCGCCTGGGCCGCGCAACGGTCCGGGCTCTACTACACGGCCGTGAGCTCACGGCTCGGGCCCGACGAGGTCGCCTACATCGTGGGCAACTGCGAGGCCAAGGTGTTCATCGCGGACGCGTCGATCCCGGCCGTCGCGCAGGACCCGCCGGACGTGCCGCTGCGCCTCATGCTCGGCGGCACGGCCCCCGGCTACGAGTCCTACGAGGAGCGCGTCGCCGCGCACCCCGCCACGTCCATCGAGGGCGAGTGCGAGGGCGTCGACATGCTCTACTCGTCCGGCACCACCGGCCGGCCCAAGGGGGTGAAACCCGCCCTCAGCAAGGACCCC
Proteins encoded in this region:
- a CDS encoding MarR family winged helix-turn-helix transcriptional regulator, with translation MSDAGKPLDDADLRAWMAFLAAGHLMEHEVERQLKRDGGLTHPEFEVLVRLEWAEGGRLRMSDLARQVMISKSRLTYQVTQLERAGLVRRTGCDTDRRSVWAELTEEGTAALERVRPGHRRVVRESLIGVLSREEIDLLGDALGRVADRLRER
- a CDS encoding DoxX family protein, which translates into the protein MLPSRRHPDLLHAGLLIGRLVLGAVFVAHGRQKLDDTGHAGVSAMFDGLGIPLPDVAATVVTWLELLGGAALIVGVLVPVVGLLLAANMAGAFWYVHKDAGFFASDGGYEFVLVLGAVALLLALTGAGRFSLDAVLWGGRRRPAENPEREGAPA
- a CDS encoding PCRF domain-containing protein, encoding MDGLDAIMDEYAVLRARLDDPAVHRDWRRARRLRRALEALEPYRAETGRLRALHDDLRDARGFAAADPAWTSEAGRLGREVAAREARLARALAARDPCDPCDVIVRLDGGEGAERHVRALADHYRRYARDAGWHVEDLACAPPPHGAIMAITAGETGPGAWAGLKRDNGLHAVRTSSTPASREPGSVRTGGGDPAPGGTGADPGGGPDRAVGPDGETVVRVTVRPELRPRAAVRPQDIRIDLLCTRQPDGPGDLLFTHLPTGVSCRGVDSQHRRAREHAMRVLLAELWAAEAGPDHLSVRYLRHADHPVAHHTFV
- a CDS encoding trehalose-6-phosphate synthase; the protein is MARGSEFVVVANRLPVDRVVGPDGEPRWRRSPGGLVSAIAPVMRRRHGTWIGWTGAADERLEPFEEDGMSLVPISQSAEDVELYYEGFSNATLWPLYHDVVATPVYDRAMWDAYVRVNRRFAEAAAEVAAEGAIVWVQDYQLQLVPAMLRDLRPDLRIGFFLHIPFPPVELFWQLPWRRRILEGLLGADLVGFQLPGAAANFVRLCRRLLDTRHVKQDVLWDGRVVRARAFPISVDVGELDDLVARPEVRERAQEIRGDLGDATILLGVDRLDYTKGIRQRLEAYGELFEDGHLKPGEAVFVQIATPSRERVEQYQLLREEIEQEVGRINGEYGEIGFPVVHYMHNSYDRAELAALYLAADVMVVTPLRDGMNLVAKEYVACRADLRGALVLSEFTGAADELKRGAFLVNPYDIDGLKERLLDALGAEPAELARRMRSMRRRVLEHDVDRWAHAFLSELERPERERPADAQSPALPVPEG
- a CDS encoding ATP-binding protein; this translates as MTVDQADDVAAHAARHGALHGAEEALRPRGAAAGHSPWPDAPAPAHTPADTRSAPGAPAPDPGLAGRWPTPHEGVPRTARRVLPAEITAPRTAREFAAATLREWGLRDDAGDIVVTVSELVTNALRHGLEGLPQPLPRRPIQLVLIGHRRRLVVAVTDPSGHAPEPAAVDNDRFVEGGRGLLVVGAVSDAWGWAPLATGGKSVWAAFARRVSPPEPEAPETARRPDAPAPDAPAH
- a CDS encoding DUF397 domain-containing protein yields the protein MNGHQMPPGGGSRSGLVWQKSRRSNPSGNCVEMAELPSGDIAVRNSRDPEGVVLVYTREEVEAFVGGAKDGDFDHMLVCAAE